One window of Thermococcus sp. genomic DNA carries:
- the surE gene encoding 5'/3'-nucleotidase SurE, with protein sequence MPRILITNDDGIYSKGIRAAVEAVKDLGEVYVVAPLFQRSASGRAMTLHRPLRAKLIDVPGAEVAYGLDGMPVDCVIFALARFTDFDLAISGINLGENLSTEITVSGTASAAIETATHGIPSIAVSLEVDWRKTLSEGEGIDFSVASHFLRRIAKAVLERGFPKGVDMLNVNVPRDATPETEIVVTRLARRRYRPTIEERIDPRGHPYYWIVGRKCEKFEPGTDAYALKVERKVSVTPINIDMTASVNLEEIQRLF encoded by the coding sequence ATGCCACGGATACTCATCACGAACGACGATGGAATTTATTCCAAGGGCATCCGTGCCGCAGTTGAGGCCGTGAAAGACCTCGGAGAGGTTTACGTCGTTGCCCCCCTCTTCCAGAGGAGTGCCAGTGGCAGGGCAATGACCCTTCACCGCCCTCTCAGGGCCAAGCTCATTGACGTCCCCGGCGCAGAGGTTGCCTACGGTCTCGATGGAATGCCCGTGGACTGTGTAATCTTCGCCCTCGCGCGTTTCACAGACTTCGACCTCGCTATAAGCGGGATAAACCTCGGTGAGAACCTCAGCACCGAGATAACAGTTTCCGGGACAGCATCGGCGGCTATTGAAACTGCCACGCACGGTATCCCGAGCATAGCAGTGAGCCTTGAAGTTGACTGGAGAAAGACTCTCAGTGAGGGGGAGGGGATAGACTTCTCCGTTGCATCGCATTTTCTGAGGAGGATAGCCAAGGCAGTTCTTGAGAGGGGCTTTCCAAAGGGCGTTGACATGCTCAACGTGAACGTGCCCAGAGACGCCACGCCGGAGACGGAGATAGTGGTGACAAGGCTCGCCAGGAGGAGGTACCGTCCGACCATAGAGGAGCGCATCGACCCTCGGGGACATCCGTACTACTGGATAGTCGGAAGGAAGTGCGAGAAGTTCGAGCCCGGAACCGACGCCTACGCCCTCAAGGTCGAGAGGAAGGTCAGCGTGACGCCGATAAACATCGACATGACCGCCAGTGTAAATTTGGAAGAGATACAGAGGCTATTCTAA